One genomic segment of Pseudodesulfovibrio sp. JC047 includes these proteins:
- a CDS encoding bifunctional acetate--CoA ligase family protein/GNAT family N-acetyltransferase — MSVINLEYLLKPTSVAVIGATNDPQNAGNIVMRNIMAGGFMGPVMPVSDEAEAIAGVLTHASVKHLPKTPDLAVVCSPLDQVPEIIHSLKERGTRGAVLMGAGFASMTDEERNDVKSTILGIATPPEIRIIGPKSLGFMVPSLNLNASLAYGSVGPGKVAFISQSDSLFATVLDWAIDKGIGFSHMIALGSRIDVTFADILDYLGSDPLTRSIMVYVESIKDAREFMSAARAASRNKPVLVIRPGQALDTVLGDVKLHETGDQRLMDAVYDVAFRRAGMLRVKDIDGLFDAAQTLSTPRQVHGRKLAILTNGTSAGILAADRLMDGGGELAPLSDETIKAIDTVLGAENWSRANPVDIPFNADGAAYSAVLKVLIKDKTSNGILVMHVPWTAQPDREVAEALRDSLKRVKRMVLTAWLGSGAAEEAREVFRKADIPTYETPTQAVQAFLYMAEYLRNQEMLIETPDSLPSDFFPDTSRARTIVTNALEAGRDTLTEPEAKGLLAAYGIPVVETRIAVSAKEAVIAADELGYPVALKLRSPQIPQPFDMGGVLLDLETPERVWEGAASILARCSRERPDAYVEGFTVQKMGRRPGAHELSVSATVDAVFGPVVHFGHGGMARDMIQDQALTLPPLSMSLAKELVGRTRIATLLKGTPSQLPVDIDDICLTLIQISQLIVDVPQIQSLDINPLYADSEGVLALGGKVAIAPFEGRGESRLAIRPYPRELEECVVLKAGRQVTLRPIRPEDEVTHRTFLSSLTDDDLRLRFFGVVQRDFDHKDIARFTQIDYDREMAFIATALDDAGMPETLGVMRTNTKPDNSGAEFAIVVRSDQKGEGLGSMLFHKGIQYTKQRGTRVLEGQTMRENKAMQGLSRKFGFVITPDPHDDGLVNMVLEMETVTL; from the coding sequence ATGAGCGTCATCAATCTCGAATATCTCCTCAAGCCCACATCCGTTGCGGTTATCGGGGCCACGAACGATCCGCAGAACGCGGGCAATATTGTCATGCGTAACATCATGGCAGGCGGATTCATGGGACCGGTCATGCCTGTGTCTGATGAGGCCGAGGCCATCGCTGGCGTGCTGACTCATGCGTCGGTCAAACATTTGCCCAAGACTCCCGATTTGGCCGTGGTCTGTTCTCCTTTGGATCAAGTCCCTGAAATAATTCATTCGTTGAAAGAGCGGGGGACTCGCGGAGCCGTGCTTATGGGGGCTGGATTCGCGTCCATGACCGACGAGGAACGGAACGATGTCAAATCCACGATACTCGGGATCGCCACACCGCCTGAAATTCGGATCATCGGTCCCAAGTCGCTTGGATTCATGGTGCCGTCCCTCAATTTGAACGCGTCTTTGGCCTATGGCAGTGTTGGTCCCGGCAAGGTCGCGTTCATTTCGCAGTCCGATTCCCTGTTCGCCACAGTGCTGGATTGGGCCATTGACAAGGGCATCGGCTTTTCGCACATGATCGCCCTTGGCAGCCGTATTGACGTGACCTTTGCGGATATTCTCGACTATCTCGGATCAGACCCCTTGACCCGGTCCATTATGGTGTATGTGGAGTCCATCAAGGACGCTCGTGAATTCATGTCGGCAGCCCGAGCCGCGTCACGCAACAAGCCGGTGCTGGTCATTCGGCCCGGACAGGCGTTGGATACGGTGCTTGGCGACGTGAAATTGCACGAAACCGGGGACCAGCGGCTCATGGATGCGGTCTATGATGTGGCATTTCGGCGGGCCGGGATGCTTCGGGTCAAGGATATTGACGGGCTCTTTGATGCGGCCCAGACCCTGAGTACGCCACGACAGGTCCATGGCAGGAAACTCGCCATCCTGACGAACGGTACGTCTGCCGGGATTCTGGCAGCGGATCGATTGATGGACGGTGGCGGTGAGTTGGCTCCGCTTTCGGATGAGACGATCAAGGCCATTGATACAGTATTGGGAGCGGAAAACTGGTCCCGGGCCAATCCGGTGGATATCCCGTTCAATGCGGATGGTGCCGCGTATTCAGCGGTGCTCAAGGTGCTTATCAAGGACAAGACGTCCAATGGAATTCTGGTCATGCATGTGCCATGGACCGCCCAGCCGGACAGGGAAGTGGCCGAAGCCCTGCGGGATTCGCTCAAGCGGGTCAAGCGCATGGTCCTCACGGCCTGGCTCGGGTCCGGGGCGGCCGAAGAGGCGCGCGAAGTCTTTCGCAAGGCGGATATTCCCACATACGAGACCCCCACGCAGGCGGTACAGGCCTTTTTGTACATGGCCGAATATTTACGCAATCAGGAAATGCTCATTGAAACGCCGGATTCCCTGCCGTCCGATTTCTTCCCGGACACGAGCCGTGCGCGGACCATTGTCACCAACGCGCTCGAAGCCGGGCGTGATACCCTGACCGAACCCGAGGCAAAGGGGCTACTGGCCGCCTATGGTATTCCCGTGGTCGAAACCCGTATCGCGGTGTCGGCCAAGGAAGCGGTGATCGCCGCCGATGAACTGGGCTATCCTGTGGCCCTGAAGTTGCGGAGTCCGCAGATTCCCCAACCGTTCGACATGGGTGGCGTGTTGCTTGATTTGGAAACCCCAGAGCGGGTGTGGGAAGGCGCGGCCTCCATTTTGGCCCGGTGTTCTCGGGAACGGCCCGACGCCTATGTCGAGGGCTTCACGGTCCAGAAAATGGGACGCAGGCCCGGTGCTCACGAATTATCCGTGTCAGCCACGGTGGATGCGGTTTTTGGCCCGGTGGTCCATTTCGGCCATGGAGGCATGGCGCGAGACATGATCCAGGATCAGGCCCTGACCCTGCCTCCATTGTCCATGTCGCTGGCCAAGGAGCTGGTCGGGCGGACGCGGATCGCGACCCTGCTCAAGGGAACACCGTCTCAACTGCCGGTGGATATCGATGATATCTGCCTGACACTTATTCAGATTTCACAATTGATCGTGGATGTGCCGCAGATTCAGTCTCTGGATATCAACCCCTTGTATGCGGATTCCGAAGGCGTGCTCGCTTTGGGAGGCAAAGTCGCGATCGCTCCCTTTGAGGGCAGGGGAGAGTCTCGGCTTGCCATTCGGCCCTATCCTCGTGAATTGGAAGAATGTGTGGTGCTCAAGGCTGGGCGACAGGTCACGCTTCGGCCTATTCGTCCCGAAGATGAGGTAACACACCGCACCTTTTTGTCGAGCCTGACGGATGACGACCTGCGGTTGCGGTTTTTCGGCGTGGTGCAACGCGATTTCGACCACAAGGATATCGCTCGGTTCACCCAGATTGATTATGATCGGGAAATGGCGTTCATTGCCACGGCCCTGGATGACGCCGGGATGCCCGAGACGTTGGGTGTGATGCGGACCAACACCAAACCCGATAATTCGGGGGCTGAATTTGCCATTGTGGTCCGGTCCGACCAAAAAGGTGAAGGGCTTGGTTCCATGTTGTTTCACAAAGGGATTCAGTATACCAAACAACGCGGGACCCGGGTCCTTGAAGGGCAGACCATGCGCGAGAACAAGGCCATGCAGGGGCTGTCCAGAAAGTTCGGTTTTGTCATTACTCCCGACCCTCATGACGATGGCCTGGTGAACATGGTTCTGGAGATGGAGACCGTCACACTGTAA
- a CDS encoding terminase family protein produces MLQDMYRPREHQAKIEAALARFSVLVCHRRFGKTVLSINQLIGAARKTERSDWRGAYIAPLYRQAKTVVWDELKRYCGVGQDDCTVKFNESELRADFENGARIRLFGANNPDSLRGMYLDGVVFDEVAQMPHRVWTEVIRPALSDRKGWAMFIGTPRGKNALYEIWEKAKVDPDWFTAMYRASETGIIHPDELSASAREMSPEEYEQEFECSFTAAIRGAYFGQLMSDTDRDGRITTVPHDPSMPVHTAWDLGMSDSTSIWFVQAKPGGMYAVIDYYEANGEGLDHYAKILDSKGYKYGTHIAPHDIRVRELGTGKSRLEVARSLGIRFDIAPNIPIQDGINAVRTMLPSCWFDEKNCALGIEALRHYRRVFNDRTADFSSRPLHDWTSHAVDAFRYFTVGFRPPDTGRRAAKTSNDYNPFGRSHGRS; encoded by the coding sequence ATGTTACAAGATATGTATAGACCACGGGAACACCAGGCGAAAATTGAGGCCGCGTTGGCCCGATTTTCGGTGCTGGTTTGCCATCGCCGATTCGGCAAGACAGTATTGTCCATCAACCAGCTTATCGGTGCGGCCAGGAAAACGGAGCGATCGGACTGGCGGGGTGCGTACATCGCCCCGCTCTACCGTCAGGCCAAGACCGTGGTCTGGGATGAGCTGAAACGATATTGTGGGGTGGGGCAGGATGACTGCACCGTGAAATTCAATGAAAGCGAATTGCGTGCGGATTTTGAGAATGGGGCGCGTATCCGGCTGTTCGGCGCGAACAATCCGGACAGCCTGCGTGGTATGTATCTGGACGGAGTGGTCTTTGACGAGGTGGCACAGATGCCGCATCGGGTCTGGACCGAAGTGATCCGTCCGGCCCTGTCGGACCGCAAGGGGTGGGCCATGTTCATCGGCACACCGCGAGGGAAGAACGCATTGTATGAGATATGGGAAAAGGCCAAGGTGGACCCGGATTGGTTCACAGCCATGTACCGTGCGTCCGAGACCGGGATCATTCACCCGGATGAATTGTCCGCCAGTGCGCGTGAAATGTCGCCGGAAGAATATGAACAGGAATTTGAATGCTCCTTTACCGCCGCCATCCGTGGTGCCTATTTTGGCCAGCTCATGAGTGATACGGATCGGGACGGGCGCATCACCACGGTTCCACACGATCCGTCCATGCCTGTTCATACGGCGTGGGATCTCGGCATGTCGGATTCCACATCCATCTGGTTTGTGCAGGCCAAGCCTGGAGGGATGTACGCGGTCATCGATTACTACGAGGCCAATGGCGAGGGTTTGGATCACTATGCCAAGATTCTGGATTCCAAGGGGTATAAGTATGGGACTCATATCGCACCCCATGATATCCGGGTGCGGGAACTGGGCACCGGCAAATCGCGGCTGGAAGTGGCTCGATCTCTCGGTATCCGGTTTGATATCGCCCCGAATATCCCGATACAGGACGGCATCAACGCGGTGCGGACCATGCTGCCGAGTTGCTGGTTCGACGAAAAGAACTGTGCGCTGGGAATCGAAGCCTTGCGCCATTACCGTCGGGTGTTCAATGACAGGACGGCTGATTTTTCCTCGCGGCCTTTGCACGACTGGACCAGCCATGCCGTGGACGCCTTCCGGTATTTTACCGTGGGCTTTCGGCCACCGGATACAGGGCGGAGAGCCGCAAAGACATCCAATGACTACAATCCGTTCGGGAGGTCGCATGGCCGTTCATGA
- a CDS encoding tetratricopeptide repeat protein, producing the protein MRYPALIIFVLLVSLTGCSRQQSATPSLTPQEKTLQTHQAAAADALSQAMQLMHDGEFLDADAALESLNQALELDPTLSSARYYRAALFLETHRYDEALQDVNRLLEAKPDHIKGHYTRGVLLLQTGDLSGAARDFSKVIKTDPTIAEVYVKRGLCYDGLGRGDEAIDDYTHALALNPAHLNANFRRGLAYMALEQYEPAFRDLSQAFILDSENSQIIMTRAQVAMKLGKFDAAISALTRAVALEPNRSTLQALLADAFAGAENMPKAIATVHRAIQLAETQGDEAMARLYRQQLDSYRHPVTP; encoded by the coding sequence ATGCGATATCCCGCCCTGATCATCTTTGTATTGCTCGTCTCACTGACAGGTTGTTCACGCCAACAATCGGCGACGCCGTCCCTGACCCCGCAGGAAAAGACCCTGCAAACCCATCAGGCAGCGGCTGCCGACGCTCTGAGCCAAGCCATGCAACTCATGCATGATGGTGAATTCCTGGACGCCGACGCAGCACTCGAATCCTTGAATCAGGCATTGGAGCTTGACCCGACGTTGTCTTCTGCCCGGTATTACCGAGCGGCCCTGTTTCTTGAAACGCATCGGTATGACGAGGCATTGCAGGATGTGAACAGACTGCTTGAAGCCAAACCGGACCATATCAAAGGGCACTACACCCGAGGGGTGCTCCTGTTGCAGACCGGAGACCTCAGCGGCGCGGCCAGAGACTTTTCCAAAGTCATTAAGACGGACCCCACCATTGCCGAAGTCTATGTCAAACGCGGTCTCTGTTACGATGGGCTTGGGCGCGGGGATGAAGCCATCGACGACTACACGCACGCCTTGGCCCTCAATCCTGCGCATCTGAACGCCAACTTCAGACGAGGGCTGGCATACATGGCCCTTGAGCAATATGAACCAGCCTTCCGCGATCTGAGTCAGGCATTCATTCTGGATTCGGAAAACAGTCAGATCATCATGACACGCGCCCAAGTGGCCATGAAACTGGGCAAATTCGACGCAGCGATCTCGGCCCTGACTCGGGCCGTGGCTCTGGAACCGAACCGAAGCACGCTGCAAGCGTTGCTGGCTGATGCGTTTGCCGGAGCAGAGAACATGCCCAAGGCCATTGCCACGGTGCACCGGGCCATCCAGCTTGCCGAAACACAGGGCGACGAGGCAATGGCACGACTGTATCGTCAACAACTCGACAGCTACCGCCACCCCGTAACGCCCTGA